In Desulfopila inferna, a single window of DNA contains:
- a CDS encoding type II and III secretion system protein family protein, translated as MEKEKRQKQHPAIVFIFCLIGLVAAASPVRSAETSASVINIDTDSGESIHLTIDKLAKIQSSAVIKRAHIVNPEIAELVYSKSQSPKWVFVSGKSVGSTQLTLWGENNGMLGSYEVIVSPDISGLKRSLHEIFPGEKVLVRSSGGFLTLGGTVSDSMKLAKILALAEAFAPEKVINLLQVGGIQQVMLEVRIAEISKSVGNRLGINFAWDGSDAFALSVLDNLTAIPAAGWPGNPLEVSNSINSVLGFLRGDTLIVAIDALQQEGLLHILAKPTLIAQSGQSASFLAGGEFPYPVAQEFDKFTIEWKPFGVGLSFTPTVLGDDTISLAVSPEVSELDFTKTISYAGYVVPSIDTRRMSTVVELKDNQSFAIAGLLKNYVRESVKKFPLLGDIPVLGALFRSTRYQKDETELVVIVTPHLVKPVDGDELPLPTDSFEDPSPFESLMLGMLEKYRRHPGADNAMETGSGPIIEGDFGYIIPE; from the coding sequence ATGGAGAAGGAAAAGCGTCAGAAACAGCATCCGGCGATTGTGTTCATTTTCTGTCTTATAGGTCTGGTTGCGGCGGCATCTCCGGTCCGGTCGGCGGAGACCTCGGCTTCGGTAATCAATATTGATACCGACAGCGGTGAATCCATTCACCTTACCATCGACAAGCTTGCTAAAATACAATCTTCCGCGGTTATAAAAAGAGCCCATATTGTTAATCCTGAAATCGCCGAACTTGTTTATTCCAAGTCGCAATCGCCCAAATGGGTTTTTGTCAGCGGTAAAAGCGTAGGGAGTACCCAGTTGACTCTCTGGGGGGAAAACAATGGCATGTTAGGGTCATACGAGGTGATCGTCAGTCCTGATATCTCCGGATTGAAGAGAAGCCTCCATGAGATCTTTCCCGGTGAAAAGGTGCTGGTCAGATCTTCCGGCGGCTTCCTGACACTGGGCGGAACGGTTTCCGATTCCATGAAGCTTGCAAAGATTCTGGCGCTTGCCGAGGCCTTTGCCCCTGAGAAAGTGATAAATCTGCTCCAGGTCGGCGGTATCCAGCAGGTGATGCTGGAGGTTCGCATTGCCGAAATTTCCAAATCAGTGGGCAACCGGCTCGGCATCAACTTTGCCTGGGATGGCTCCGACGCCTTCGCCCTGAGCGTGCTGGACAACCTCACTGCCATTCCGGCGGCTGGATGGCCGGGAAATCCGCTTGAGGTTTCCAACTCGATCAATTCGGTACTCGGCTTCCTCCGCGGTGATACCCTCATTGTCGCCATCGATGCTCTGCAGCAGGAAGGTCTCCTTCATATTCTGGCCAAGCCGACTCTGATAGCCCAGAGCGGGCAGAGTGCCAGTTTTTTGGCTGGAGGGGAATTTCCCTACCCGGTCGCTCAGGAATTTGACAAGTTCACCATTGAATGGAAGCCTTTCGGGGTCGGGCTCAGTTTTACCCCGACGGTCCTCGGCGACGATACCATATCACTGGCGGTCTCGCCGGAAGTTTCGGAACTTGATTTTACCAAAACAATCTCCTATGCGGGCTATGTCGTCCCATCGATCGATACCAGGCGCATGTCAACTGTGGTTGAACTCAAGGACAACCAGAGTTTTGCCATCGCCGGGCTTCTCAAGAACTATGTGCGCGAATCGGTGAAAAAATTTCCGCTTCTGGGCGATATTCCGGTTTTAGGCGCGCTTTTCAGGAGTACGCGCTATCAGAAAGATGAGACGGAACTGGTGGTAATTGTTACCCCTCATCTGGTGAAACCGGTGGATGGCGATGAGCTGCCGCTGCCCACGGATTCCTTTGAAGATCCGTCCCCCTTCGAGTCTCTAATGCTCGGCATGCTAGAAAAATATCGGCGGCATCCCGGAGCAGACAATGCGATGGAAACAGGTTCGGGTCCAATTATAGAGGGTGACTTCGGCTACATTATTCCGGAATAG
- a CDS encoding A24 family peptidase: MNLFDSPLQMFLYCGLASILILSCYTDLSYRMIPNVLTYPTILAALLLQYLSGGLSGFLFSLSGVACGLLIFLVPYLMGGMGAGDVKLMGGVGAVLGPAHTAIALVFIALAGGVFAIGLMLKRRILTETLTGMLYSALLPGYVRENTAKGDKKDGIPYAVAITGGVFLFALYMMKDTVELVVFGI, from the coding sequence ATGAATTTGTTTGACAGTCCTCTCCAGATGTTTCTCTACTGCGGGTTGGCATCGATTCTTATCTTGTCCTGCTATACCGACCTGTCATATAGAATGATACCCAACGTTCTGACATACCCAACAATTTTGGCTGCTCTCCTGCTTCAATATTTGTCAGGTGGATTGAGTGGTTTTCTCTTCAGCCTGAGTGGGGTGGCCTGTGGGCTTCTGATTTTCCTTGTTCCCTATCTTATGGGTGGCATGGGTGCAGGAGATGTCAAACTGATGGGAGGGGTAGGCGCAGTTTTGGGTCCGGCACATACGGCCATTGCGCTGGTGTTTATTGCTCTTGCGGGAGGGGTATTCGCCATAGGTTTGATGCTGAAGCGGCGCATATTAACAGAAACACTCACAGGAATGCTCTACTCGGCCTTACTGCCGGGGTATGTGAGGGAGAATACAGCCAAAGGAGATAAAAAAGATGGCATACCATATGCCGTTGCAATTACCGGCGGTGTATTTTTGTTTGCTCTTTATATGATGAAGGATACCGTGGAGCTTGTTGTTTTTGGGATCTAG
- a CDS encoding Flp family type IVb pilin: MASILTMIKNFLVEEDGVTAIEYGLIAGLIAVVIVAILGTTGDALVTLFTAVSDELTGAAAP; encoded by the coding sequence ATGGCTTCAATATTAACTATGATTAAGAATTTTTTGGTGGAAGAAGATGGTGTAACTGCTATTGAGTATGGTTTGATAGCTGGTTTAATAGCTGTCGTTATTGTAGCCATTTTAGGTACAACTGGGGATGCTTTAGTTACACTTTTTACTGCGGTTAGTGACGAGTTAACTGGCGCAGCGGCACCCTAA
- a CDS encoding Flp family type IVb pilin, with translation MASILTLIKNFLVEEDGVTAIEYGLIAALIAVVIITILGTTGDALVTIFTTISDELTGAAAP, from the coding sequence ATGGCTTCAATATTAACCTTGATTAAGAATTTTTTGGTGGAAGAAGATGGTGTAACTGCTATTGAGTATGGTTTGATTGCTGCTTTGATAGCTGTCGTTATTATTACCATATTGGGTACAACTGGGGATGCTTTAGTTACCATTTTTACTACGATAAGTGACGAGTTAACTGGCGCAGCGGCACCTTAA
- a CDS encoding HAD-IIB family hydrolase gives MNNILICSDLDRTILPNGSQPHSPRAFPILHKLAGMAEITLVYVSGRSQSLLKDALEEYDIPLPDYAIGDVGTTIYNPADNWRPWKDWAAEIAEDWQGRSRDDLEKMFADITMLEAQEAAKQNTFKLSYYTDTAIDKDDLKAEMEKRLDAARIRASIIWSIDEEKNVGLLDVLPKRATKVHAIRFLMKKMEFPEERTVFAGDSGNDLPALTSGLNAILVKNAMEEVRQEAVSTIKEKGLERCLYLAKGDFLGMNGNYCAGVLEGVAHFFPETQQLMNIDNFVKDGKNSPHHGD, from the coding sequence ATGAATAATATATTGATCTGCAGTGATCTGGACCGGACCATTTTGCCGAATGGCTCCCAGCCGCATTCGCCCAGGGCTTTCCCAATACTTCATAAACTTGCCGGCATGGCTGAAATTACCCTTGTCTATGTCAGCGGACGCTCTCAATCTCTGCTCAAGGACGCTCTTGAAGAATATGATATCCCCTTGCCCGATTATGCTATCGGCGATGTGGGCACCACAATCTATAACCCTGCAGATAACTGGCGGCCCTGGAAGGACTGGGCTGCCGAGATAGCAGAGGACTGGCAGGGCAGAAGCCGCGATGATCTTGAAAAAATGTTCGCCGATATCACAATGCTCGAAGCCCAGGAGGCCGCAAAACAGAATACCTTCAAGTTAAGCTATTACACCGATACCGCCATCGACAAAGACGATCTCAAGGCAGAAATGGAGAAGCGCCTCGATGCAGCCCGCATACGCGCCAGCATCATCTGGAGCATCGATGAAGAAAAGAATGTCGGCCTGCTGGACGTCCTGCCCAAAAGGGCCACCAAGGTTCATGCCATCCGCTTCCTGATGAAGAAGATGGAATTTCCCGAAGAAAGGACGGTGTTCGCCGGCGACTCCGGCAATGACCTGCCGGCTTTGACCAGCGGCCTCAATGCCATTCTGGTCAAAAACGCCATGGAAGAGGTGAGGCAGGAGGCGGTAAGTACTATAAAGGAAAAGGGGCTGGAGCGTTGCCTCTATCTTGCCAAAGGCGACTTTCTCGGCATGAACGGCAACTACTGCGCCGGGGTGCTGGAGGGTGTGGCACACTTCTTTCCGGAGACGCAACAGCTGATGAATATCGATAATTTTGTCAAGGATGGAAAAAATTCACCGCATCACGGAGATTAA
- a CDS encoding amylo-alpha-1,6-glucosidase, translated as MTATETTNSLKESKDIYQNGYAKALELLHKCASKDGFLASPTEKTNYRRIWGRDGAILGITALMTDEADLIDAGRQTLQTLAAYQGPHGEIPSNVDTASDRISYGGMAGRVDANLWFIIGCGEYWRATGDDDFLDEMIPAIEKVRFLLGAWEFNNRGLLYIPETGDWADEYIHNGYVLFDQLLYLQALRTLCAIHRARQNTEDHALREKVSRLKHLIRANYWFVDDIIPDDVYHEILYKKGRKAATKCAASYWVPFFSPHGYGYRFDSLANVLVSLLDVADDERRDNVEKYIRNTVMTDGEQLLPAFAPVIKPMDDDWKDLHMTFTYTFKNEPYEYHNGGLWPMISGFYVADMARRGKKDIAERHLQKIHEANSLVMDGEPWGFPEYIHGSKHSAAGTRHQGWSAAGAVIGTCALQGKSFFRIGDRDE; from the coding sequence ATGACTGCAACGGAAACAACGAATAGTCTCAAAGAAAGTAAAGATATTTACCAAAACGGCTACGCCAAGGCTCTGGAACTCCTGCATAAATGTGCCTCAAAAGACGGTTTTCTGGCATCGCCGACCGAAAAAACCAACTACCGCAGAATCTGGGGCCGCGACGGCGCCATCCTGGGCATTACCGCCCTTATGACCGATGAAGCCGACCTCATCGACGCCGGCCGGCAGACCCTGCAAACCCTTGCTGCCTATCAGGGACCGCATGGCGAAATCCCCAGCAATGTCGACACCGCCAGCGACAGGATCAGCTATGGCGGCATGGCCGGACGGGTTGACGCCAATCTCTGGTTTATTATCGGTTGCGGTGAGTACTGGCGGGCGACGGGAGATGACGATTTTCTCGATGAGATGATACCCGCCATAGAGAAGGTGCGTTTTCTCCTCGGCGCCTGGGAGTTCAATAACCGCGGCCTCCTCTATATCCCCGAGACAGGTGACTGGGCCGATGAATATATTCATAACGGTTACGTCCTCTTTGACCAACTTCTTTATCTGCAGGCGCTCCGCACACTTTGCGCCATCCACAGGGCCCGGCAGAATACCGAGGATCATGCTCTGCGGGAGAAAGTCAGCCGCCTGAAACACCTTATCCGGGCGAATTACTGGTTTGTCGACGACATCATCCCCGACGACGTCTACCATGAAATCCTCTACAAAAAAGGGCGCAAGGCCGCCACCAAATGCGCCGCCAGCTATTGGGTCCCTTTCTTTTCACCCCACGGCTATGGCTACAGATTTGACAGCCTGGCCAACGTTCTTGTCTCCCTGCTCGACGTTGCCGACGATGAGCGCAGGGACAATGTGGAAAAATATATCAGAAATACCGTCATGACCGACGGCGAACAGCTGCTGCCGGCCTTTGCCCCGGTAATCAAACCAATGGACGATGACTGGAAGGATCTGCATATGACCTTTACCTATACCTTCAAGAATGAACCGTATGAATACCACAACGGTGGTCTATGGCCGATGATATCAGGTTTTTATGTTGCCGATATGGCACGGCGCGGCAAAAAGGACATTGCCGAGCGTCATCTGCAAAAGATCCATGAAGCCAACAGCCTGGTCATGGATGGGGAGCCCTGGGGCTTTCCCGAATATATCCACGGCAGCAAACATAGTGCCGCCGGAACCCGCCATCAGGGCTGGAGCGCTGCCGGCGCCGTTATCGGCACCTGCGCCCTGCAGGGAAAATCATTTTTCCGTATTGGTGACAGGGATGAATAA
- the cpaB gene encoding Flp pilus assembly protein CpaB, with the protein MNKSARILFLIVALAAASLVSYIVYQKSSLEPATAETAKNQEIAQIAVAAGDLQRGAKITAQDLRLVSYLKASVPRGHFADLATAVGRVIIKPIGETEPILESALAPTDFTRGGMAAFITPQKRAMAIKVDEVIGVAGFLHPGHKVDVLVSLEEPGERRSQITKTVLENIVVLSVGTQAQESDDKKATRVTVVTLEVDLEEGEKLALAVNQGRIQLALRGYSDTDHILTKGITVPSLLKSFATASIEPVNVKKMAAAPSRPIRQHIIEVMNGNQVSRITMDGN; encoded by the coding sequence ATGAATAAATCAGCACGTATACTTTTTTTAATCGTAGCCCTGGCAGCGGCCTCCCTGGTGAGCTATATCGTCTACCAGAAGTCTTCTTTAGAGCCGGCCACCGCTGAAACGGCAAAAAATCAGGAGATAGCTCAGATTGCCGTGGCTGCAGGCGACCTGCAGAGAGGCGCCAAGATAACCGCACAGGACCTGCGCCTGGTCTCCTACCTCAAGGCATCGGTGCCCAGAGGACATTTCGCCGATCTCGCCACGGCTGTCGGCAGGGTGATCATCAAGCCTATTGGGGAAACGGAACCAATTCTTGAATCGGCGCTGGCTCCCACCGATTTCACCAGAGGCGGTATGGCCGCTTTTATTACCCCGCAGAAACGGGCCATGGCCATCAAGGTGGATGAGGTCATCGGCGTTGCCGGATTTTTACATCCCGGTCATAAGGTCGATGTTCTGGTCAGCCTGGAGGAGCCGGGAGAAAGAAGGAGTCAGATTACTAAAACAGTCCTTGAGAACATCGTGGTCCTTTCCGTAGGCACCCAGGCCCAGGAGAGTGATGATAAAAAGGCCACCAGGGTCACCGTGGTCACCCTGGAGGTCGATCTTGAAGAGGGCGAAAAACTGGCCCTCGCCGTCAATCAGGGTAGAATTCAACTGGCGCTGCGAGGCTATTCGGACACCGACCATATACTCACCAAGGGAATAACAGTGCCGTCCCTGCTGAAGTCATTCGCCACCGCCAGTATCGAGCCGGTTAATGTCAAAAAGATGGCCGCCGCTCCCAGCCGGCCGATCCGGCAACATATTATCGAAGTGATGAACGGCAATCAGGTCAGCAGGATAACAATGGACGGTAATTAA
- a CDS encoding uracil-xanthine permease family protein produces the protein MAADLPNSEYKFRISDGLVGAQMLFVAFGALVLVPILTGLDSNVALFTAGVGTLLFQVVTKGKVPVFLASSFAFIAPIIYGVQTWGIPSTMCGLAAAGVFYVILSFVVRIFGSDMLHRILPPIVTGPVIMVIGLVLAPVAVHMAMGRTGDGSAWLVPGTTATIIATVALVTTALVSLLGRGWFKLIPILCGIIAGYSVSLVLDLVGFSASMQASFDPGDLPNWTAPALISMQPVVEKVWFAIPNFTLPEWRWEAVLFIVPVALAPAIEHFGDVLAVGGITGKDYVKDPGIKNTMLGDGLATSLASFLGGPPNTTYSEVTGAVALTKAFNPAIMTWAAIFAILLSFVGKIGAFLTTIPSPVMGGIMILLFGMITVIGINILVRSGKDLSTPRNLVIVAVILVAGIGGMKFTAGSFAIEKIGLAGILGLFLNLVLPQEREDKDGITN, from the coding sequence ATGGCAGCAGATCTACCGAATTCAGAGTATAAATTCAGAATCAGCGACGGCCTTGTCGGCGCCCAGATGTTGTTCGTGGCCTTCGGCGCCCTGGTGCTGGTGCCGATACTGACGGGCCTGGATTCCAATGTCGCTCTTTTTACCGCCGGAGTAGGCACCCTGCTCTTTCAGGTGGTGACAAAGGGAAAGGTTCCGGTATTTCTGGCTTCCTCCTTTGCCTTTATCGCTCCTATTATTTACGGCGTCCAGACCTGGGGCATACCTTCGACTATGTGCGGCCTTGCCGCCGCCGGTGTGTTTTATGTAATTCTGAGCTTTGTCGTCCGCATATTCGGCTCGGACATGCTTCACAGGATCTTGCCTCCCATTGTCACCGGACCTGTTATTATGGTCATAGGCCTGGTGCTGGCACCGGTAGCGGTGCATATGGCCATGGGACGCACCGGTGACGGCTCTGCCTGGCTGGTGCCCGGTACCACGGCGACGATCATCGCCACGGTGGCTCTGGTCACCACTGCACTGGTTTCACTTCTGGGCCGGGGATGGTTCAAGCTGATTCCCATTCTCTGCGGCATTATCGCCGGATATAGCGTTTCCCTGGTTCTTGATCTGGTCGGTTTTTCGGCATCCATGCAGGCATCTTTTGATCCGGGGGATTTGCCGAACTGGACGGCGCCTGCGCTCATATCCATGCAGCCGGTGGTTGAAAAGGTCTGGTTTGCGATACCGAATTTCACCTTGCCGGAATGGCGCTGGGAAGCTGTTCTCTTCATTGTTCCCGTGGCACTTGCTCCGGCCATTGAACATTTTGGCGATGTTCTTGCTGTCGGCGGCATAACCGGTAAGGATTACGTCAAGGATCCGGGCATCAAGAACACCATGCTCGGCGACGGGCTGGCCACTTCCCTGGCCTCGTTTCTGGGCGGACCGCCAAACACCACTTATTCGGAAGTAACCGGTGCAGTTGCCCTGACCAAAGCCTTTAACCCGGCGATCATGACCTGGGCGGCTATTTTCGCCATCCTGCTCTCCTTTGTCGGTAAGATAGGTGCCTTCCTGACCACAATTCCATCCCCGGTAATGGGGGGAATCATGATCCTGCTCTTCGGCATGATCACCGTCATCGGCATCAATATCCTGGTGCGCTCCGGTAAAGATCTCTCCACTCCCAGAAATCTGGTAATTGTCGCCGTCATTCTGGTGGCCGGCATCGGCGGCATGAAATTTACCGCCGGCAGCTTTGCCATTGAGAAAATAGGCCTAGCCGGCATCCTGGGTCTCTTCCTCAATCTTGTGCTTCCGCAGGAAAGGGAAGACAAAGATGGCATCACGAATTGA
- the upp gene encoding uracil phosphoribosyltransferase — MSVHVVDHPLIKHKLGLMRQKDISTKDFRDLSSEVARLLTYEAAKNLPTEKETIEGWAGPVEVEKIKGKKITIVPILRAGLGMMNGVIDLIPSAKVSVVGYYRDEETLQPVEYYVKTASEMEKRIALILDPMLATGGTLLATIETLKKAGCKNIKGLFVVAAPEGVKRITEAHPDVEIYIAGMDERLNEVGYILPGLGDAGDKIFGTK, encoded by the coding sequence ATGAGCGTACATGTGGTGGATCATCCACTGATCAAACATAAGCTTGGCCTCATGCGGCAAAAAGATATCTCCACAAAGGATTTTCGGGATTTATCCTCCGAGGTGGCGCGGCTGTTGACTTATGAGGCAGCCAAAAATCTGCCCACCGAAAAAGAAACCATCGAAGGCTGGGCCGGGCCGGTGGAAGTGGAAAAAATTAAGGGCAAGAAGATCACTATCGTACCAATTCTCCGTGCCGGTCTCGGAATGATGAACGGCGTTATAGACCTTATCCCCTCGGCCAAAGTGAGCGTAGTCGGCTACTACAGAGATGAAGAAACATTGCAGCCCGTCGAATATTACGTGAAGACAGCCAGCGAGATGGAAAAGCGAATTGCCTTGATTCTCGATCCCATGCTGGCCACCGGGGGCACGCTGCTGGCCACCATTGAAACCTTGAAAAAGGCGGGCTGTAAAAATATCAAGGGACTTTTCGTCGTCGCCGCTCCCGAGGGAGTAAAGAGAATAACCGAAGCTCATCCCGATGTTGAAATATATATTGCCGGAATGGACGAACGGTTGAACGAGGTTGGCTATATTCTTCCTGGTCTGGGCGATGCCGGAGATAAAATATTCGGGACTAAATAG
- a CDS encoding S8 family serine peptidase, giving the protein MRKYLISTLLFASILFVVAHAFAASDERSGPPGAELNYKGTKTRGITVSGHTIPAVSRSSSHRFVPDSVLVRFKPGTKAADKSMGRQMIRAKMLRTYSLVPNLEYLLIDIPGLEVKDAIEILERLPFVEYAQPNHIISISQTIPDDANFSEQWALHNIGQSSGWDSFWGLGPLWGPGTIDADLDAPEAWDTLTSSSQPVAIIDTGIAYDHPDLDGNIWINIHEIPDNGIDDDGNGYVDDVYGWDFVNDDNDPYDGHGHGSHVAGIVAAEGNNGVSVPEYDLGTTGVLWQGKLMALKALDDAGQGWLTDAIDALQYAVDMGARISNNSWGYYDEQELGHQALYDAIAAVRTNNHLVMAAAGNGNSWGLGVDTDTTPHYPSGFDLDNIISVAATDYNDNLAVFSNYGFESVDLAAPGVQIFSTWKWTNGYPDYSWLDGTSMATPHVSGVAAMIIEQHPDWSYAQVRNRILDTVRPVYELSTKTVTGGIINAANAVAIATAYPTANFSYITDGQTVTFTDLSNDSDGDIMIWAWNFGDGNSSSLEDPAHTYADPGTYVVSLTVTDNDGASDTASQEVTVAAPSNEPPVAFFTYQCTGLTCSFFGSGSDEDGNIVQYQWDFGDGKASSEQNPVYSYTNSGEYSVTLIVTDDEGATGTASQQVSLNDLSGINAPADLVAIVEANTVHLQWRDTSGNEDGFVVERAEKIRGKYLFERLGETGEGYDGTAGYSDMNISPGNYKYRVYAYNATISSDFSNEVLVKVEEISSFCGDGYCHPEEYCSCPDDCGTPLSSETNCSDGIDDDCDGFIDCLDADCTNELSCGDCGTKGSLCATAADCCSGDCRGIKCK; this is encoded by the coding sequence ATGCGAAAATATTTGATCAGCACACTGCTTTTTGCAAGTATTCTATTTGTCGTTGCTCATGCCTTTGCCGCATCTGACGAGAGATCCGGTCCACCCGGAGCAGAATTGAATTATAAAGGAACAAAAACTCGGGGAATTACAGTATCAGGTCATACCATTCCTGCCGTCTCAAGATCTTCATCACATCGTTTTGTTCCCGACTCCGTCCTTGTCCGTTTTAAACCTGGCACCAAAGCAGCTGACAAAAGCATGGGCCGGCAGATGATAAGGGCTAAAATGCTCCGGACCTACTCTCTTGTGCCTAATCTCGAATATCTGCTCATCGATATACCCGGTCTGGAAGTCAAGGATGCCATCGAAATACTGGAGCGGTTGCCTTTTGTGGAATACGCCCAACCAAACCATATTATCTCCATTAGCCAGACCATCCCGGATGATGCCAATTTTTCAGAACAGTGGGCGCTTCACAACATTGGCCAATCAAGTGGGTGGGACAGTTTCTGGGGGCTAGGACCATTATGGGGTCCGGGTACCATCGATGCCGATCTCGACGCTCCAGAAGCCTGGGATACTCTTACCAGCAGCTCCCAGCCGGTGGCCATAATCGATACCGGCATCGCCTACGATCATCCGGATCTTGATGGCAATATCTGGATAAACATCCATGAAATTCCAGATAATGGCATAGATGACGATGGCAATGGTTATGTAGATGATGTATATGGCTGGGATTTTGTCAACGACGACAATGATCCGTATGACGGTCATGGTCATGGTTCTCATGTCGCAGGTATTGTGGCAGCGGAAGGCAATAATGGAGTATCGGTTCCTGAATACGATCTTGGCACCACTGGAGTACTGTGGCAGGGGAAGTTGATGGCTCTGAAAGCATTGGATGATGCGGGACAGGGCTGGCTGACTGACGCGATTGATGCTCTGCAATATGCTGTAGATATGGGTGCCAGGATATCCAACAACAGCTGGGGGTATTATGATGAACAGGAGTTGGGACACCAGGCTCTTTATGACGCCATTGCAGCCGTACGGACGAATAACCATCTCGTCATGGCCGCAGCAGGTAATGGAAACTCTTGGGGTCTTGGTGTAGATACAGACACAACCCCTCATTATCCGTCTGGCTTTGATCTGGATAATATCATTTCCGTGGCTGCTACGGATTATAACGATAATCTTGCCGTGTTTTCCAATTATGGATTTGAGTCTGTCGATCTGGCAGCACCTGGTGTACAGATTTTCAGTACCTGGAAATGGACAAATGGTTATCCTGATTATTCGTGGCTGGATGGGACATCAATGGCCACTCCTCATGTCAGCGGAGTGGCGGCTATGATAATTGAGCAGCATCCCGACTGGTCGTATGCTCAAGTCCGCAATCGAATTCTCGATACCGTTCGGCCGGTGTATGAACTTTCCACAAAAACTGTTACCGGGGGAATTATTAATGCTGCAAATGCTGTTGCGATTGCGACCGCTTACCCCACGGCGAATTTTTCGTATATTACAGACGGGCAGACAGTCACCTTTACCGATTTGAGTAATGACAGCGACGGTGACATCATGATTTGGGCCTGGAATTTCGGAGATGGAAACTCCTCGAGTTTGGAGGATCCCGCACACACCTATGCCGACCCGGGTACATATGTGGTCAGCCTTACGGTGACTGACAACGATGGCGCCTCGGATACAGCAAGTCAGGAAGTTACCGTGGCAGCACCCTCAAATGAACCACCAGTGGCTTTCTTTACCTATCAATGCACTGGTTTGACATGCAGTTTTTTCGGATCCGGCTCGGACGAAGATGGGAATATTGTCCAATATCAGTGGGATTTCGGGGATGGAAAAGCCTCGAGCGAGCAAAATCCTGTGTATTCATACACAAATAGCGGTGAGTACAGCGTGACTCTCATTGTTACAGACGATGAGGGGGCTACAGGCACAGCCAGTCAGCAAGTGAGCTTGAATGACCTCAGCGGAATCAATGCACCCGCAGATTTGGTCGCTATTGTCGAGGCTAATACCGTACACCTGCAATGGCGTGATACTTCAGGCAATGAAGATGGTTTTGTGGTTGAGCGGGCAGAGAAAATAAGAGGAAAATATCTTTTCGAAAGGCTCGGTGAGACTGGGGAGGGATATGATGGTACTGCCGGCTATAGCGACATGAATATATCTCCAGGCAACTACAAGTATCGTGTTTATGCCTATAATGCCACAATTTCTTCAGATTTCTCCAATGAAGTCCTTGTCAAGGTTGAGGAAATTTCATCATTTTGCGGTGATGGGTACTGTCATCCGGAGGAATATTGCAGTTGTCCTGATGACTGCGGAACACCACTATCTTCGGAGACAAACTGTAGTGACGGCATTGATGATGATTGTGACGGGTTCATCGATTGCCTGGATGCAGATTGCACCAATGAGCTGTCCTGTGGCGACTGTGGAACTAAAGGCTCGTTATGTGCGACTGCTGCTGACTGCTGTTCAGGTGATTGTCGCGGTATTAAGTGCAAATAA